In a genomic window of Thalassophryne amazonica chromosome 12, fThaAma1.1, whole genome shotgun sequence:
- the agxtb gene encoding alanine--glyoxylate and serine--pyruvate aminotransferase b, whose protein sequence is MQRSLFSRSALLIQQAGTALGGPLAQRSAVLLQRLDRSMSSLTIPPPACMLRPLEVPLRYLFGPGPSNVAPRILAAGARPIIGHLHKEMYQIMDDIKKGIQYAFQTENNMTLSMSGSGHTAMECAVFNVVEPGESVLVAINGIWGERVAEIAERCGGNVHRMVKAPGGYFTNKEIEQAIVKHKPVLFFITHGESSAGLCHPMDGIGDICSKHNCLLLVDTVASLGAAPIFMDKQNIDILYTGSQKALNAPPGTAPLSFNDRACQKMFNRKTKPVSYLLDMTHLSNYWGCDGKPARVYHHTGPVSGFLTLRESLAILAEKGLEESWRKHKEVSSYLHRGLEDLGLKLFIPERDLRLPSVTTIAVPDGYDWKELLAYIMNHHQMEMTGGLGPSVGLVIRIGLMGYNCEKTNADMALQALADALKNCKKSKA, encoded by the exons ATGCAACGTTCTCTGTTCAGCAGGAGCGCACTGCTCATCCAGCAGGCGGGCACGGCCCTCGGCGGGCCCCTGGCCCAGAGGAGCGCGGTCCTGCTGCAGCGACTGGACCGATCCATGTCCTCACTAACCATCCCGCCGCCCGCCTGCATGCTGCGGCCGCTTGAAGTGCCTCTGCGGTACCTGTTTGGTCCGGGACCATCAAATGTTGCTCCGCGTATTTTAGCTGCAGGCGCCAGACCCATTATCGGACACTTGCACAAAGAAATGTATCAG ATAATGGATGACATCAAAAAGGGGATCCAGTATGCCTTTCAGACAGAAAACAACATGACTTTATCAATGAGCGGCTCCGGACACACCGCCATGGAGTGCGCAGTGTTCAACGTGGTGGAGCCTGGAGAAAGTGTGCTGGTTGCCATCAACGGAATCTGGGGAGAGCGCGTGGCAGAAATTGCAGAAAGATGCG GTGGCAACGTGCACAGAATGGTAAAAGCACCTGGAGGCTACTTCACCAACAAGGAaattgaacag GCCATAGTGAAACACAAACCCGTGCTGTTCTTTATCACACACGGCGAGTCCTCTGCCGGCCTCTGTCACCCAATGGATGGCATTGGCGACATTTGCAGCAA ACATAACTGCCTCTTGCTGGTCGACACAGTTGCATCACTCGGGGCCGCTCCGATTTTTATGGACAAGCAAA ATATTGACATTCTGTACACGGGTTCTCAGAAGGCCTTGAATGCACCACCTGGTACTGCACCGCTCTCCTTTAATGACAGAGCGTG CCAAAAGATGTTTAACAGGAAAACAAAGCCGGTATCCTACCTCCTCGATATGACACATTTGTCCAACTACTGGGGCTGTGATGGGAAACCAGCCAGAGT ATACCATCACACCGGCCCAGTGTCTGGATTCTTAACACTGAGAGAGAGTCTGGCAATTCTTGCTGAGAAG gggctggaggagtcctggaGGAAACACAAAGAGGTATCATCTTACCTACACAGGGGACTGGAGGATTTGGGTCTCAAACTGTTCATCCCTGAAAGG GATTTAAGGCTTCCCTCTGTCACCACCATTGCCGTCCCTGACGGCTACGACTGGAAAGAGTTGCTGGCCTACATCATGAACCACCACCAGATGGAGATGACAGGAGGTCTCGGCCCTTCTGTTGGCTTG GTGATAAGGATTGGACTGATGGGCTACAACTGTGAGAAGACTAATGCTGACATGGCACTTCAAGCTCTGGCAGATGCTCTCAAGAACTGCAAGAAAAGCAAAGCTTGA